From one Culex quinquefasciatus strain JHB chromosome 3, VPISU_Cqui_1.0_pri_paternal, whole genome shotgun sequence genomic stretch:
- the LOC6049023 gene encoding centrobin has product MSDSDDTDVLLLIPPDFFNVGVATASVTPVPPELQAGIPRTLDISFAPSCSGSQSYKSSLVTMSGHHQRNGYFREGGNGYGYQHADGANMYYSTPLKGHLGGEPPKDQFLLNEIDKFLQVGGEKGDGQQVPVKSAETSLIDMNSVSLNDFPSLTASDFNGFAKPNVPQKPPRRELMTSRTSSSGSRPPMLSLNEIWNSNAINQESSKVQEERLRRQHCERNIQALQSKLLEYEQKLAVAIDVDKEKEGMIVRQEEEILRLTQQCRDLELRHADGQEKLLQENLEAKNKTLFLEKELADTISVVRRLQDKNDALETKLEGLTTASRDVTDVHKNQLKDLEIRLGNSRESERGLKEQLGKVRKSYEQLRDEFEVERKKVEEGNKLRADFASLKVKTDNLSRKFADISGQNESFKKQIEDLKAQIATHMEEKKNLLKELDVQRLSLKKYYQSQLEDVVGDKLKEFQHQLLTVEEQLKSDAKKKERLLAERAIKQIELINETNEQEIKLLNEKYSEQEALYRLQLTNSSKTIHELEDKLSTYQNRRADIAEQLHTIMETQWQKALQVLTSPSPQSAPNDHHPHFNRLSVDHIDKDQLDGVRTLKSVAENETFQTPVGNGRRQLPRDLLHNYIELLLEKSPCDLRDLEGVLGRKSQQQSNGKKVSPQQQQQQQQTSGAGKTVATASSANLSQLSRTIGKTARPWK; this is encoded by the exons ATGAGTGATTCCGATGACACGGACGTTTTGCTGCTTATTCCACCGGATTTCTTCAACGTCGGCGTAGCAACTGCATCCGTCACCCCGGTTCCACCGGAACTGCAGGCCGGGATTCCCCGTACGCTGGACATTTCGTTCGCTCCCAGCTGCAGCGGATCCCAGTCGTACAAGAGCTCGCTGGTGACGATGAGTGGCCACCACCAACGGAACGGGTACTTTCGGGAGGGCGGGAACGGATATGGGTATCAACATGCGGACGGGGCCAACATGTACTACTCGACGCCGCTTAAAGGGCATTTGGGTGGCGAGCCGCCCAAGGATCAGTTCTTGCTGAACGAGATCGACAAGTTTCTTCAGGTTGGAGGCGAGAAGGGGGATGGCCAGCAGGTTCCGGTTAAGAGTGCGGAAACGTCGCTGATCGACATGAACAGCGTCTCGTTGAACGACTTTCCGTCGCTGACGGCGAGCGATTTCAACGGGTTCGCCAAACCGAACGTGCCGCAGAAGCCGCCGAGGAGGGAGTTGATGACGAGCAGGACCTCTTCGAGTGGATCGCGGCCGCCGATGCTGAGCTTGAACGAGATTTGGAACAGCAACGCGATTAATCAGGAGAGTTCGAAGGTGCAGGAGGAGCGGCTGAGGAGGCAGCACTGCGAGCGGAACATTCAGGCGCTGCAGTCGAAGCTGCTCGAGTACGAGCAGAAGCTGGCGGTGGCCATCGACGTGGACAAGGAGAAGGAGGGGATGATAGTGAGGCAGGAGGAGGAGATATTGAG GTTGACCCAGCAGTGCCGAGACCTGGAACTGCGCCACGCCGACGGCCAGGAGAAGCTGCTGCAGGAGAATCTGGAGGCGAAAAACAAAACTCTCTTCCTGGAGAAGGAGCTGGCGGACACGATCTCGGTGGTGCGTCGGCTGCAGGACAAAAACGATGCGTTGGAGACGAAGCTGGAGGGGTTGACCACGGCCAGTCGGGACGTTACGGATGTGCACAAGAACCAGCTGAAGGACCTGGAGATTCGGCTGGGAAATAGCAGAGAAAGTGAGCGCGGGTTGAAGGAGCAGCTGGGGAAGGTTCGCAAGAGTTACGAACAGTTGCGGGACGAGTTTGAGGTAGAGCGGAAGAAGGTTGAGGAAGGAAACAAGTTGAGGGCGGATTTTGCCAGTTTGAAAGTCAAGACTGATAATTTGAGCAGAAAGTTTGCGGACATTAGTGGGCAAAATGAGAGTTTCAAGAAGCAAATTGAAGACTTGAAAGCACAAATCGCCACGCACATGGAGGAAAAGAAGAACCTCTTAAAAGAGTTGGACGTGCAGCGGCTTTCCCTCAAGAAGTACTACCAGTCTCAGCTGGAGGACGTCGTGGGCGACAAGCTGAAGGAATTCCAACACCAGCTTTTAACCGTCGAAGAACAACTCAAATCCGATGCCAAAAAGAAGGAGCGCCTCCTCGCGGAACGTGCCATCAAGCAGATCGAGCTGATCAACGAAACCAACGAGCAAGAAATCAAACTGCTCAACGAAAAGTACTCGGAACAGGAAGCCCTCTACCGTCTACAACTCACCAACTCGTCCAAAACCATCCACGAGCTCGAAGACAAACTCTCAACCTACCAAAACCGCCGCGCCGACATCGCCGAGCAACTCCACACAATCATGGAAACCCAGTGGCAAAAGGCCCTCCAAGTCCTGACCTCCCCCTCGCCACAATCCGCCCCCAACGACCACCATCCCCACTTCAACCGCCTCTCCGTCGACCACATCGACAAGGACCAGCTGGACGGCGTGCGGACGCTCAAGAGCGTCGCCGAGAACGAAACGTTCCAAACGCCAGTCGGCAACGGTCGCAGGCAGCTGCCGCGCGACCTCCTGCACAATTACATCGAGCTGCTGCTGGAGAAATCGCCCTGTGATTTGCGGGATCTGGAAGGGGTGTTGGGGAGGAAGTCGCAGCAGCAGAGTAATGGGAAGAAGGTgtcgccgcagcagcagcagcagcagcagcaaacgaGTGGGGCTGGGAAGACGGTGGCCACGGCTAGTAGTGCGAATTTGAGTCAGCTTAGTAGGACGATCGGGAAGACGGCGAGGCCGTGGAAGTGA